The genomic DNA ctcatatccatcgaatcggtgatgccatccagccatctcatcctctgtcatctccttctcctcctgcccccaatcccttccagcattaaggtctttttcaatgagtcaactcttcacatgaagtggccaaagtactggagtttcagcttcagcatccagtgaacacccaggactgatctcctttaggatagactggttggatctccttgcagtccaagggactcttaagagtcttctccaacaccacagttcaaaagcatcaattcttcggtgctcagctttcttcacagtccaactctcacatccatacatgaccactggaaaaaccatagccttgactagatggacctttgctggcaaagtaatgtctctgcttttaaatatgctatctaggttggtcataactttccttccaaggagtaagtgtcttttaatttcatggctgaaatcaccatctgtggtgattttggagccccaaaaaataaagtctgatgctgtttccactgcttccccatctatttcccatgaagtaaagggaccagatgccatgatcttagttttctgaatgttgagctttaagtcaactttttcactctcctctttcacttcatcaagaggctttttagttcctcttcacttttctgccatagggtggtgtcatctgcatatctgaggttattgatatttctcccagcaatcttgattccagcttgtgcttcttccagcccagcatttctcatgatgtactctgcatataagttaaataagcagggtgacaatatacagccttgacatactccttttcctatttgaaaccagtctgttgttccatgtccagttctaactgttgcttcctgacctgcatacaggtttctcaagaggcaggtcaggtggtctggtattcccatctcttgaagaattttccacagtttattgtgatccacacagtcaaaggctttggcatagtcaataaagcagaaatagatgtttttctagaactctcttgctttttcaatgatccagtggatgttggcaatttgatctctggttcctctgccttttctaaaaccagcttgaacatctggaagttcacggttcacatattgctgaagcctggcttggagaattttgagcattactttactagcgtgtgagatgaatgcaattgtgcagtagtttgagcattctttgggattgcctttctttgggattggaatgaaaactcaccttttctagtcctgtggccactgctgttttccaaattttctggcatattgagtgcagcactttcacagcatcatctttcaggatttgaaatagctcaactggaattccatcccctccactagctttttcatagtgatgcttcctaagcccacttgacttcacattctaggatgtctggctctaggtgagtgatcacaccatcaaggcccacttgacttcacattccaggatgtctggctctaggtgagtgatcacaccatcgtagttcTCCCTTAAgtgctatagataatattctgagacATATCCTGTGAGCTATCTTGTAGATACTGAAACACCTGCCCCGTGGATTAACTACAGAATGACTAGGCATTTGCCATGACATTTGCTGCTTTTGTTTGGCATGACATtcgctgtttttgttgtttagtcgctaagttgctaagactcttttgtgactttgTGGACAGTagctgccagccttctctgtccatgggatttttcaggcaagagtactggagtgggttgccatttccttctccagggaatcttcctgacccagggatgaacctgtgtctcctgcattacaggcagattctttaccactgagccaccagactgGCCCCATCCATGATATAAGCTTCCACAATTTTGAAAATGCTCATGAGGTCAGAGGAACAAACCAACCatagaactgaagattaactggaCTTAAAAAATCAAGATGACACTGATCAAATCAGCTCATGACCAATGTCAAGATAACTGTCATAGCTGCTTCTGCATGTAaccccctccctctgtctataaaaattgatttttatagaCACTGATTGTCAGAGGGGTAGAGTCAGTCTTTGGAGAGAAGTCTGTCCCCCTCCCTGAAccaccactcccctccccactccacctgGTTGCCAGGATGCAaaataaactttcctttccactaaacttgcctctttattggcttttgaacAGTGAGCATCCAGAACCCACTTTCAGTTACAAAACTCTAATCAAAATCAGAGGAGAGGACTATGTTTCGAAAGGATTTAGGAAACACTTTAAGCCAACCTTGAAGACTAGCACACAAATTGGTGCCAAATAATGTGACCAAGGTAAAGAGAGAAGGCCGAGAGGCAGCCATGGTTTGCTCTCTTCTTCAGTAGAAGCAGACCGTGTGCAGAAAGCTCCTTCCTGTTTTCCTCTCCGCTGCCAGGAGCAGCTCAGCCAGACTGCCTTCCATGTCCTCTGACTGCTGGAGGCGTTCGCAGAGCTCGCAGATGATCAGAGACCCAAGGGTGGCGTCCTCCAGGTTGTCGTCCATGTCCACGTTGATCACATGCACAGGCTGACAGGTCTCCTGCTCTTGGGCCCACAGCTCTTCTATCACTCGGTCATAGACACTCTCCTCGCAGGTGAAGATGACATCAAAGCGATCTCTGCACTCTTGAAATCTTTCCGGGCGAGGCTTGATTCTCTCGTTTCTTCCCAAGATGTGCAAGATGCCATTGCTGGTATAGCGTTCTCGGTCTTTGCGCGCAAGGTCCTTGCGCATCTGTTCATACGTGGTGGAGAAATCGTAAACCACAGGGAGGTTGCGCGTGGTTCCTGGAAGCCTGACTCGGGATCCGGCTCCAAAAGACCTGACACTGAAACCTTTCTTCATGAGAATGCTGTGGGCCTCCATGCTCCTGTTCATGTTGCTCATGCAGACCACAGCCACCTTGAGCGGGGAGAAGGACATAGCGGGGCCACTTGAGACTCCAAGAAGATAAGTGGAATTCAGAGGCTGAGGGAACTCTGAAACTTGGGAGAGGATGGCCTGGGCCCAGCTCTTCCAGAGTAGTAGTGTCAAAAAACAGAACGTTTTTATACGGAGGCACCAGCCCTTGGTGAATGGAGATCTCTTTATTGGTGATTGGGTTAAATCTTGAGTGactagatttttgttttgtctttccgGTGTAAAGTTTATTGAATTATACTTACGTATGTACACATATCCATAGGGAACATATCCACAAAAACTCAAGAGCCCCCTCAGGCCACCTTTTAGCCTGAGTGATTGGGTTTGGATAGTGGGTGCTGAACAGAGAACGTAATCCAATCACCAGAACAATCCAGTGACTAAATCACCCAACTTCTACCTCAAACTTGTGCCTAACCCCAACAGCCATCACAGAGCATTTTGCAATCTCCAGTTAACCCCTTCATTGCTTGTGCATATGGTGCTAGTTTTGTTTTTAGACAAAGCCAGTAGGCTACTCACAGACTTGAAATTTTCAATCCTGTACCTAATTTAATGACACAAAACATCACTATGGTTATTCTATAGCTTTTCTCGTATTGTTGATACTTCAGGAGTGTAACTGTGTTAAATTGTAGGAAGATATCCTTATTTCTGCTCCTAAATTTATAAGATTATTCACCAGAGTCAAGTCCACCTCTGGAAACACTTCTGCTGATAGTTTTTCACAAGTTACAAGAACACTTTTGTTTTTACCCATTGACATTTTTTCAACTCATAATGACTCTAGAGAGAATTGATCAAACTCAGTGTCCTTTAGCACATCTCAAGTACTGTTCTGAACATTCCCTACTcagtatataaaacatttaagcaCTTCTCTTATAACCATATGTATAATTGATTAATCAAATAATAGAGACAAAAACTGTGAATAAGACACTGACCAGGAAGATAATCCTTTTACTGCAAAAGGGAGCAAGAGAAATAGCTAATTGTTAATTGATTCAATCTGATTGTAAATGTATCTCATCATGAGAAAAGCAGAAATGATTAGAACAAATAAACCACTAAATCTCAGCAACACTGTGGCTACCCAATGAGAGTTGGTTTTTTCTGTCTTATACactattatttaattctttacattttttatttaatattttaacaccCAAAACACTTTTTACTGGGGAATAGCAGATTaaaacgttgtgatagtttcaggtgaacagcgaagggactcagccatacatatacatgtatccattctccctctcccatccaggctggcacataacattgaacagagttccatgtgctatacaataggtttttgttggttatccattttaaatatagcagtgtgtacatgaccttcccaaagtccttaactatcccttccccctggcaaccataagtttgttttctaagtctgtgagtctctttctgttttgtaagtaagttcatttgtatcatttctttttagattccacatataagggatgtcatatgatatttctccttctctgtctgacttacttcactcagtatgacaatttctgTCCGTCtgtattgctgcaaatggaattatttcattatttttaatgactggataatatttcatcatatgtATATGcgcatatattataatatatatatattatatatattatatatataaaatatatatatagacacatacacaccatgtgttttttatccattccactGTCTATGGgcttttagattgtttccatgtcttggctattgtaaatagtgctgcaatgaatattggggtgcatgtatcttttgggcccatgtttttctgggcttcccttgtggctcagcgggtaaagaatccacctgcaatgcaggagacctgggttcaatccctgggttgggaagatcccctggagaagggaaatggcaacccactccagtattcttgcctggagaattccatggacagaagagcctggcaggctatagtccatggggtcacaaagagtcaggactgagcaactaacactgtggtagttctatttttaatttttaaaggaacctccatactattctccatagtggctgtaccaatttacattcccaccaacagtgtaggagggttcccttctctccatacctCTCCAGCATCTGTTTGTGGagtttttgggggttttttgtttgtttgt from Odocoileus virginianus isolate 20LAN1187 ecotype Illinois unplaced genomic scaffold, Ovbor_1.2 Unplaced_Contig_30, whole genome shotgun sequence includes the following:
- the LOC110124641 gene encoding RNA polymerase II subunit A C-terminal domain phosphatase SSU72 like protein 3-like → MSFSPLKVAVVCMSNMNRSMEAHSILMKKGFSVRSFGAGSRVRLPGTTRNLPVVYDFSTTYEQMRKDLARKDRERYTSNGILHILGRNERIKPRPERFQECRDRFDVIFTCEESVYDRVIEELWAQEQETCQPVHVINVDMDDNLEDATLGSLIICELCERLQQSEDMEGSLAELLLAAERKTGRSFLHTVCFY